In the Cryptococcus neoformans var. neoformans JEC21 chromosome 1, complete sequence genome, one interval contains:
- a CDS encoding Pol II transcription elongation factor, putative, translating to MSDIEIKSSPPESPAEEQEERRLAGRKRARAVDPDEEDDDTQVVNNQDEEKDPKEDDGEEGGNAQAEGADEGEDDEDEDEDDDDDDEDEDDEDDDGERRAKRRRKQKKFRFLDVEAEVDDEDEEEDEDNDYGDVAEFIDEAPEDVGARDDHQHRRLNRVFGRNEEEDVHDIVQRLKERHAGAARYNGDSDAVPQRLLMPGVNDPSLWKVVVKSGREHAICASIFRKVFAQQYSANPIDVISVFCRDSIPGMIFIEARQSASVSAAVNGIVGIFMSRGVNLVPIEEMAPLLKMKKKDVNLTPGMWVRMKRGKHAGDLAQVVDVDQITSGVVGIKFIPRIDLTPREKRKERIAIGKPGGVRPPARLFAYDDVRKIYGRQSVRQGAQGSYLFDNDEYVDGFCIKDVKIPAVATEDVNPTLEEISRFTGDDDSTAKFDLSAIADANKNLSTSLLFPGDKIEVYEGEQTGLYGIVEAVSPDVIAIKAEGGEVHGQTVEVPARSVRKRFDVGEHVKVLGGKHTDASGMVVEVKGDIVTLMSDLGEQEIKVFSKDLRKAADTTNLTVTKGLYDVHDMVMLDSTTAGVVTKVEGGLLRILDQNGAAKSVSPEQVSIRRDNKRFAVATDSQGNDMKVGDNMKETDGEMRQGEVFNIFRSIFVFLYNREYTDNFGVFVARANSLISVTPKSAVNDLTKINPALNQQLPYGGASLMPAPTANLNRNRLINTLVVVTKGTSKGLIGVIKDVQGENARVELKHNNKTLSVNLASLKRKDQKTGATFPLEMAGIASAAGGYGARPNAGQYDINPYGGATAMHPSMGGQTPALMGGRTPAARFGQTPNPYAAGVQNGKTPNPYAAGVGGKTPSAANASGGKTPAWGASGGKTPAYGMASGGKTPAYGMQGGKTPNAYAMAPPGPSGGRTPAYGAYGRPEASGSRPSVMAPPSAPYSAPYSAPTPAGNGAPTPAIPGNPYTAPTPYGAPTPYAAPTPGMPSLSAPTPGPGAGIAPTPFGAPTPYGAQSYGASAQQQRGLPWDWALDFRNVIVEIGPSYRPGSRNPLHFKRGFFDGKRFGYNDIIGENVRAILLDDPSVVEEIPAEYLRPAKADSQGQVVVVIGGGPEQKGQQRTTQYENGGSWMMELEGGDMAPLVVDGADLCRIWKV from the exons ATGTCTGACATCGAAATAAAAAGTTCGCCGCCTGAGTCACCTGCagaagagcaggaggaaagaaggttagccgggagaaagagg GCAAGAGCAGTGGATCCTGACG AAGAGGACGAT GATACTCAGGTCGTAAATAAtcaggatgaagagaaagacccaaaggaagatgatggggaagagggaggtAACGCTCAAGCGGAAGGGGCTGAcgaaggtgaagatgacgaggacgaggatgaggacgatgatgacgatgacgaggacgaagatgatgaagatgacgatggag AGCGACGTGCAAAGCGACGcaggaagcagaagaagttTAGATTCTTGGATGTCGAAGCCGAAGTagacgacgaggatgaagaagaagatgaagacaacGATTATGGAGACG TTGCTGAGTTCATTGATGAGGCGCCTGAGGATGTTGGAGCTCGGGATGATCATCAACATCGCCGACTTAATCGTGTCTTTGGACGTaacgaagaggaggatgtgcATGATATTGTACAGAgattgaaggagaggcaTGCCGGTGCAGCGAGGTATAACGGCGACAGTGACGCAGTCCCGCAAAGGCTGCTTATGCCTGGTGTCAATGATCCAAGCTTGTGGAAGGTGGTTGTCAAG TCCGGCCGAGAACACGCTATCTGTGCCTCAATTTTCCGAAAGGTTTTTGCACAACAGTACTCTGCAAACCCCATCGATGTCATTTCCGTCTTCTGCCGCGATTCCATTCCAGGGATGATCTTCATCGAAGCCCGCCAGTCCGCCTCTGTGAGCGCCGCTGTTAATGGCATTGTCGGCATATTCATGTCTAGGGGCGTCAACCTCGTTCCCattgaggagatggcaCCTTTGctcaagatgaagaagaaagatgtcAATCTCACACCAGGGATGTGGGTAAGAATGAAGAGGGGAAAACACGCGGGTGACTTGGCGCAGGTGGTGGATGTTGACCAGATCACGAGCGGTGTCGTTGGTATAAAGTTTATTCCTCGCATCGATCTCACGCCtcgagaaaagaggaaggaacgCATTGCCATTGGGAAGCCCGGTGGTGTTCGCCCGCCAGCTCGTCTTTTCGCATATGACGACGTACGAAAGATCTATGGACGACAGAGTGTGCGTCAAGGCGCTCAAGGCAGCTATCTGTTCGATAACGACGAATACGTCGACGGGTTCTGTATCAAGGATGTCAAGATCCCTGCAGTTGCGACGGAGGATGTCAACCCTACCCTTGAAGAGATCTCACGTTTCACCGGCGACGATGATTCCACAGCCAAATTCGATCTTTCTGCTATTGCGGACGCCAACAAGAACCTCTCGacatctctccttttccctggTGACAAGATTGAAGTTTATGAAGGCGAGCAGACAGGGCTGTACGGTATTGTAGAAGCCGTGTCTCCCGACGTCATTGCTATCAAGGCGGAGGGTGGAGAGGTCCATGGCCAGACTGTTGAGGTTCCTGCACGAAGTGTTCGGAAACGCTTCGATGTTGGTGAGCATGTCAAGGTGCTGGGAGGAAAGCATACAGATGCGTCGGGTATGGTGGTGGAAGTCAAGGGAGACATTGTGACTTTGATGTCTGACCTGGGCGAGCAAGAGATCAAAGTTTTTTCTAAGGATCTTCGAAAAGCCGCAGACACCACCAATCTTACCGTTACGAAAGGTTTATATGACGTTCACGACATGGTGATGTTGGATTCAACAACGGCGGGGGTAGTGACCAAGGTGGAAGGagggttgttgaggatcTTGGATCAAAACGGTGCTGCGAAGAGTGTTTCACCTGAGCAAGTCTCAATAAGAAGGGACAACAAGCGTTTTGCTGTCGCCACAGATTCTCAAGGAAATGACATGAAAGTTGGTGACAACATGAAGGAAACTGATGGGGAG ATGCGACAAGGAGAAgtcttcaacatcttccGCTCCATCTTTGTGTTTCTCTATAACCGCGAATACACCGACAACTTCGGTGTTTTCGTTGCTCGTGCCAACTCCCTTATATCGGTTACTCCCAAATCAGCTGTTAACGACCTCACCAAAATAAATCCAGCACTTAATCAACAGCTTCCTTATGGCGGTGCAAGTCTTATGCCAGCTCCCACGGCAAATCTCAACAGGAACAGACTCATCAACACTCTTGTGGTTGTGACAAAAGGGACGAGTAAGGGATTGATTGGTGTCATCAAGGACGTACAAGGTGAAAACGCAAGAGTCGAGCTGAAACATAACAATAAGACCCTCTCAGTCAACCTCGCTTCGCTCAAGAGAAAAGA CCAAAAAACTGGTGCGACCTTCCCTTTGGAAATGGCTGGAATAGCTTCTGCGGCTGGTGGTTATGGCGCTCGTCCAAATGCTGGCCAATACGATATCAACCCGTACGGTGGTGCGACAGCTATGCATCCCTCGATG GGCGGGCAAACTCCGGCCTTGATGGGCGGAAGAACACCAGCTGCACGCTTTGGACAGACACCTAACCCATACGCT GCTGGCGTACAAAATGGCAAAACGCCCAACCCTTATGCGGCAGGCGTTGGGGGCAAGACACCATCAGCGGCCAACGCCTCCGGCGGGAAGACTCCTGCGTGGGGCGCTTCTGGAGGCAAGACACCTGCATACGGTATGGCATCCGGAGGTAAAACCCCAGCATACGGCATGCAAGGTGGCAAGACCCCCAACGCATATGCCATGGCTCCTCCCGGTCCCTCTGGTGGTCGAACGCCGGCATATGGAGCTTACGGTCGACCTGAGGCAAGTGGTTCCAGGCCCAGCGTTATGGCTCCTCCGTCTGCGCCTTACAGTGCCCCGTACAGTGCACCAACGCCAGCAGGTAATGGAGCACCGACACCTGCTATCCCGGGAAACCCTTACACAGCTCCAACGCCTTATGGTGCACCCACTCCCTATGCTGCACCGACTCCCGGTATGCCTTCTCTTTCAGCCCCTACACCTGGACCGGGCGCTGGTATTGCGCCTACACCGTTTGGGGCTCCGACACCATATGGAGCTCAAAGCTACGGTGCTTCTGCTCAGCAGCAACGAG GTCTCCCCTGGGATTGGGCCCTCGACTTCAGAAACGTTATCGTGGAAATCGGTCCTTCCTATCGTCCCGGGTCTCGTAACCCTTTGCATTTCAAGCGAGGATTCTTTGACGGGAAACGATTTGGCTACAACGACATCATTGGCGAAAACGTGCGGGCGATACTCTTGGATGACCCGTCAGTCGTAGAAGAGATACCTGCAGAATATCTCCGTCCAGCCAAGGCGGACAGTCAGGGACAAGTCGTGGTTGTCATTGGTGGTGGACCAGAACAAAAGGGTCAACAACGGACAACTCAATATGAGAATGGAGGGtcttggatgatggagcTGGAAGGGGGCGATATGGCGCCTTTGGTCGTCGACGGCGCAGACTTGTGTAGGATTTGGAAAGTGTAG